In Streptomyces alboniger, the following are encoded in one genomic region:
- a CDS encoding MFS transporter encodes MPSATPPQVTSTASAGPDATARAPRRPSAPTLTPLPVPHGLFLVLIAVCTAVTAANIYVAAPLLPLIARDFGSTPSAVAWIASVAQFGYAAGLLFFAPLGDSVNRRRLVAVLSVVTAGALALGAAASGATALAAAVLVASAATVVPQLLVPLVAERAPAHRRASHVAALIAGLFTGIVAARVLGGLVGQAFGWRYVFLGAAALTALLGLASAAVLPTENRKRSGPLLAGLAHLPGVVRGSAELRRACIRQAGMYGAWSALWTSLALLLTGRGGDGYGMTTATAGLFGLFGLAASLVAPLAGGLVDRFGASKVVAYGYGLAAVSVPLFWLGGGALWALCAAAVAIHMALVANHVANQTLALTTTRTPAVANTAYVVAGFAGGALASALAGGAFTHWGWSGVCAVAALWLALGWATTAIPARYRQVRAA; translated from the coding sequence ATGCCCTCAGCCACGCCACCCCAAGTGACCTCGACCGCCTCTGCGGGCCCAGACGCCACGGCCCGGGCGCCGCGGCGGCCCTCCGCGCCAACACTGACCCCGCTCCCCGTCCCGCACGGCCTCTTCCTCGTCCTCATCGCGGTCTGCACGGCCGTGACGGCCGCCAATATCTACGTCGCCGCGCCCCTGCTCCCGCTGATAGCCCGCGACTTCGGCTCGACGCCGTCGGCCGTCGCGTGGATCGCCTCGGTCGCCCAGTTCGGGTACGCGGCGGGGCTGCTGTTCTTCGCCCCGCTCGGAGACAGCGTGAACCGCCGCAGACTCGTCGCGGTGCTCTCCGTGGTCACGGCGGGAGCGCTCGCTCTGGGCGCGGCCGCCTCGGGCGCCACCGCGCTGGCCGCCGCCGTCCTGGTGGCGTCCGCCGCGACAGTCGTCCCGCAGCTGCTCGTGCCGCTGGTCGCCGAGCGGGCGCCCGCGCATCGGAGGGCCAGCCATGTCGCGGCCCTCATCGCCGGGCTCTTCACGGGCATCGTCGCGGCCCGCGTGCTCGGCGGGCTCGTCGGCCAGGCCTTCGGCTGGCGTTACGTCTTCCTGGGCGCCGCCGCGCTCACCGCGCTGCTCGGCCTCGCCTCGGCCGCCGTACTGCCCACCGAGAACCGCAAGCGGTCAGGGCCGCTCCTCGCGGGCCTCGCGCACCTCCCCGGCGTGGTGCGCGGCTCCGCCGAGCTGCGCCGCGCGTGCATACGCCAGGCCGGGATGTACGGCGCGTGGAGCGCGCTGTGGACCTCGCTCGCACTGCTCCTCACCGGCCGGGGCGGTGACGGCTATGGGATGACGACCGCGACGGCGGGCCTGTTCGGGCTCTTCGGCCTCGCCGCGAGTCTCGTCGCGCCGCTCGCGGGCGGCCTCGTGGACCGCTTCGGCGCGTCGAAGGTCGTCGCGTACGGCTACGGCCTCGCGGCGGTGTCGGTGCCGCTGTTCTGGCTGGGCGGCGGGGCGCTGTGGGCCCTGTGCGCGGCGGCGGTCGCCATCCATATGGCACTGGTGGCCAACCACGTCGCCAACCAGACCCTGGCGCTGACGACCACCAGAACCCCGGCGGTCGCCAACACCGCCTATGTGGTGGCCGGTTTCGCGGGCGGCGCGCTGGCCTCCGCGCTCGCGGGCGGCGCGTTCACCCACTGGGGCTGGTCGGGCGTGTGTGCGGTCGCCGCCCTGTGGCTGGCGCTCGGCTGGGCGACGACCGCGATACCGGCCCGGTACCGGCAGGTCAGAGCTGCGTGA
- a CDS encoding DUF1906 domain-containing protein has protein sequence MRLQKLIIGLVLALAVLTLDMTASPPGAAAASTDPSPADLATVPGVPGVPATFTEPADLAVRAPAFRGRAFDTCIAPSVDTMRRWQNSQYGAVGVYYGGRGRACKRQPHLSRSWMRTVDGMGWRVLPVYVGSQSPCVIAQNKKGVRIGRHPWSQGTREARDAVRRAESMGIRTRSPLYLDMEAYAHRKKACAHTTLSFVRAWDREVRRLGYVPGFYSSADSGVRHMELARRAGVRDLPAVMWFARWHTRPHLYREPSLRQDAWNPGRRIHQYAGNVKERHGGRTMVIDRNLMHAPVARIG, from the coding sequence ATGCGTCTCCAAAAGCTGATCATTGGACTGGTCCTCGCGCTGGCGGTCCTGACCCTCGATATGACCGCGTCCCCGCCGGGCGCCGCGGCCGCCTCCACCGACCCCTCTCCCGCCGACCTCGCGACCGTGCCCGGCGTGCCCGGCGTCCCCGCGACCTTCACGGAGCCCGCCGATCTGGCGGTCAGGGCGCCGGCCTTCCGAGGTCGGGCGTTCGACACCTGCATCGCGCCGTCCGTCGACACCATGCGCCGCTGGCAGAACTCCCAGTACGGCGCCGTGGGCGTCTACTACGGAGGGCGCGGCCGGGCCTGCAAGAGACAGCCGCACCTGAGCCGGAGCTGGATGCGGACGGTGGACGGCATGGGGTGGCGGGTGCTGCCGGTGTACGTGGGTTCGCAGTCGCCCTGCGTGATCGCGCAGAACAAGAAGGGTGTGCGTATCGGACGGCACCCCTGGAGCCAGGGGACGCGGGAGGCACGCGACGCGGTCCGCAGGGCCGAGTCCATGGGCATCCGGACGCGCAGCCCGCTCTATCTGGACATGGAGGCGTACGCCCACCGCAAGAAGGCGTGCGCCCACACCACGCTGTCCTTCGTACGGGCCTGGGACCGCGAGGTGCGCAGGCTCGGCTACGTCCCCGGCTTCTACAGCAGCGCCGACTCCGGTGTGCGGCACATGGAGCTGGCCCGGCGGGCGGGCGTGCGGGACCTTCCGGCGGTGATGTGGTTCGCGCGCTGGCACACCCGGCCGCACCTGTACCGCGAGCCCTCACTGCGGCAGGACGCGTGGAACCCGGGACGGCGCATCCACCAGTACGCGGGGAACGTGAAGGAGCGGCACGGCGGTCGCACGATGGTGATCGACCGCAATCTGATGCACGCCCCCGTGGCGCGCATCGGCTAG
- a CDS encoding long-chain fatty acid--CoA ligase — MLSTMQDVPLTVTRILRHGSTVHGTSQVVTWTGEGAPQRRSFREIGERAAQLAHALREDLGVSDDDRIATFMWNNSEHVEAYYAVPCMGAILHTLNLRLPADQLTWIVNHAADRVIIVNGSLLGLLAPLLPHMATVEHIVVSGPGDRSLLADARARVHEYEELLTGKPTSYDWPELDERAAAAMCYTSGTTGDPKGVTYSHRSIYLHSMQVNMAQSMGLSDADTSLVVVPQFHVNAWGLPHAALMTGVNMLMPDRFLQPGPLAEMIEAERPTHAAAVPTIWQGLLAELSARPRDVSSLGQVTIGGSACPPSLMEAFDRLGMRVCHAWGMTETSPLGTVARPPAHAIGTDEEFGYRLTQGRFPAAVEARLIGPGGEHLPWDGESAGELEVRGPWIAGAYYGGAGGETLRPEDKFSEDGWLKTGDVGVISPDGFLTLTDRAKDVIKSGGEWISSVELENALMAHPDVAEAAVVAVPDEKWGERPLATVVLKENATADYATLRDFLADSIAKWQLPERWAIIPAVPKTSVGKFDKKVLRRQYADGELTVTQL; from the coding sequence GTGCTGAGCACGATGCAGGACGTACCGCTGACTGTCACCCGGATCCTCCGGCACGGCTCGACCGTGCACGGCACGTCGCAGGTCGTCACCTGGACCGGAGAGGGCGCCCCGCAGCGCCGCAGCTTCCGTGAGATCGGTGAGCGCGCCGCGCAGCTCGCCCACGCCCTGCGCGAGGACCTCGGCGTCTCGGACGATGACCGAATTGCCACGTTTATGTGGAATAACTCGGAGCACGTCGAGGCCTATTACGCCGTGCCCTGCATGGGCGCCATCCTCCACACCCTCAATCTGCGGCTGCCCGCCGACCAGCTGACGTGGATCGTCAACCACGCCGCCGACCGCGTCATCATCGTCAACGGCTCCCTCCTCGGCCTCCTCGCGCCGCTGCTCCCCCACATGGCGACCGTCGAGCACATCGTGGTCTCGGGCCCCGGTGACCGCTCCCTCCTGGCGGACGCGCGGGCGCGGGTGCATGAGTACGAGGAACTGCTCACCGGTAAGCCCACCTCGTACGACTGGCCCGAGCTGGACGAGCGCGCCGCTGCCGCCATGTGCTACACCTCCGGCACCACCGGTGACCCCAAGGGCGTCACCTACTCCCACCGCTCCATCTATCTGCATTCCATGCAGGTCAACATGGCCCAGTCGATGGGGCTGAGCGACGCGGACACCTCCTTGGTTGTAGTGCCCCAATTTCATGTGAACGCGTGGGGTTTGCCCCATGCCGCCCTGATGACCGGCGTGAACATGCTGATGCCGGACCGCTTCCTCCAGCCCGGCCCGCTCGCCGAGATGATCGAGGCGGAGCGGCCCACTCACGCGGCCGCCGTCCCCACCATCTGGCAGGGCCTGCTCGCCGAACTCTCCGCGAGGCCGCGTGACGTCAGCTCGCTCGGGCAGGTCACCATCGGTGGTTCGGCGTGTCCGCCGTCCCTGATGGAGGCGTTCGACCGCCTCGGCATGCGGGTCTGCCACGCCTGGGGCATGACGGAGACGTCCCCGCTCGGCACGGTCGCCCGCCCGCCGGCCCACGCGATCGGCACCGACGAGGAGTTCGGCTACCGGCTCACGCAGGGCCGCTTCCCCGCCGCCGTCGAGGCCCGGCTGATCGGCCCCGGTGGTGAACACCTGCCCTGGGACGGTGAGTCGGCCGGTGAGCTGGAGGTGCGCGGACCCTGGATCGCGGGCGCCTACTACGGCGGCGCGGGCGGCGAGACCCTCAGGCCCGAGGACAAGTTCAGCGAGGACGGCTGGCTGAAGACCGGCGATGTCGGTGTGATCAGCCCCGACGGCTTCCTGACCCTCACCGACCGGGCGAAGGACGTCATCAAGTCGGGCGGCGAGTGGATCTCGTCGGTCGAGCTGGAGAACGCCCTGATGGCCCACCCGGACGTCGCCGAGGCCGCGGTCGTCGCCGTGCCCGACGAGAAGTGGGGCGAACGTCCGCTCGCCACGGTCGTGTTGAAGGAGAACGCGACCGCCGACTACGCGACCCTGCGCGACTTCCTCGCGGACAGCATCGCCAAGTGGCAGCTCCCCGAGCGCTGGGCGATCATCCCCGCGGTTCCGAAGACCAGCGTCGGCAAGTTCGACAAGAAGGTCCTGCGCAGGCAGTACGCCGACGGTGAGCTGACCGTCACGCAGCTCTGA
- a CDS encoding lipid-transfer protein, whose protein sequence is MSVRTRDALGGKAAIVGIGATEFSKDSGRSELKLAVEAVRAALDDAGLTPADVDGMVTFTMDTNPEITVAQAAGIGELSFFSRVHYGGGAACATVQQAALAVASGVAEVVVCYRAFNERSGRRFGSGVQRREPSAEGAALGWALPFGLLTPASWVAMAAQRYLHAYGLTPEAFGHVAVTDRKYAATNPAAYFHGKPITLADHAASRWIAEPLRLLDCCQETDGGQAVVVTSRERARDLPRPPAVITAAAQGAGRAQEQMTSFYRDDLSGLPEVSVVARQLWRTSGLAPADIDVGILYDHFTPFVLMQLEEFGFCGPGEAAGFVAEERLPLNTHGGQLGEAYLHGMNGVAEAVRQIRGTSVNRIPGVTHTLVTAGTGVPTSGLILGSDG, encoded by the coding sequence ATGAGCGTCCGTACGCGCGACGCCCTCGGCGGAAAGGCCGCGATCGTCGGGATCGGGGCGACGGAGTTCTCCAAGGACTCCGGCCGCAGTGAGCTGAAGCTGGCGGTGGAGGCGGTGCGGGCGGCGCTGGACGACGCCGGGCTCACTCCCGCCGACGTCGACGGCATGGTCACCTTCACCATGGACACCAACCCGGAGATCACGGTCGCCCAGGCGGCCGGCATCGGCGAGCTGTCCTTCTTCTCCCGCGTCCACTACGGCGGCGGAGCGGCCTGCGCCACCGTCCAGCAGGCGGCCCTCGCGGTGGCGAGCGGAGTGGCCGAGGTCGTCGTCTGCTACCGCGCTTTCAACGAACGTTCGGGCCGCAGATTCGGCTCCGGAGTGCAGCGGCGCGAACCGTCCGCGGAGGGCGCGGCGCTCGGCTGGGCCCTGCCGTTCGGCCTCCTGACCCCCGCCTCCTGGGTGGCGATGGCGGCCCAGCGCTACCTCCATGCGTACGGGCTGACACCGGAGGCCTTCGGTCATGTGGCCGTGACGGACCGGAAGTACGCGGCAACCAACCCCGCGGCGTACTTCCACGGCAAGCCGATCACGCTCGCGGACCACGCGGCCTCGCGCTGGATCGCCGAGCCGCTGCGGCTCCTGGACTGCTGTCAGGAGACGGACGGCGGGCAGGCCGTGGTCGTCACGAGCCGGGAGCGCGCCCGTGACCTCCCGCGTCCCCCCGCCGTGATCACGGCGGCGGCCCAGGGGGCGGGGCGGGCGCAGGAGCAGATGACCAGCTTCTACCGCGACGATCTGAGCGGGCTGCCCGAGGTGAGCGTCGTGGCCCGGCAGCTGTGGCGCACGTCGGGGCTGGCACCGGCCGACATCGACGTCGGCATCCTCTACGACCACTTCACGCCGTTCGTGCTGATGCAGTTGGAGGAGTTCGGGTTCTGCGGGCCGGGCGAGGCCGCGGGGTTCGTCGCCGAGGAGCGGCTGCCCCTGAACACCCACGGCGGACAGCTCGGGGAGGCGTATCTGCACGGGATGAACGGCGTGGCGGAGGCCGTCCGGCAGATACGGGGCACATCGGTGAACCGGATACCGGGCGTCACCCACACTCTCGTGACGGCGGGTACGGGCGTTCCCACATCGGGGTTGATTCTGGGGTCGGACGGATGA
- a CDS encoding TetR family transcriptional regulator — translation MAVRDPEATKARIFEAAVAEFARYGIAGARIDRIASQAKANKQLIYAYFGNKAELFTQVLEKRMLEMAVSHPVDADDMDGWMDRLIDYHAAHPELLRLLFWEGIEYGTEDLPDERERRDHYDRKVAVLADAQARGVISDEIPAPHLLFMVVALAGWSTAVPQMRRILVGDEDADKEQLRASVKAAVRRLTATDPRT, via the coding sequence ATGGCAGTCAGAGACCCCGAGGCCACCAAGGCGCGGATTTTCGAGGCGGCGGTCGCCGAGTTCGCCCGGTACGGCATCGCGGGCGCCCGCATCGACCGCATCGCGAGCCAGGCCAAGGCCAACAAGCAGCTCATCTACGCCTATTTCGGCAACAAGGCGGAGTTGTTCACCCAGGTCCTGGAGAAGCGGATGCTGGAGATGGCCGTCTCCCACCCCGTCGACGCGGACGACATGGACGGCTGGATGGACCGGCTGATCGACTACCACGCCGCCCACCCCGAACTGCTGCGCCTCCTCTTCTGGGAGGGCATCGAGTACGGCACGGAGGACCTGCCCGACGAGCGCGAGCGCCGGGACCACTACGACCGCAAGGTCGCCGTACTCGCCGACGCGCAGGCCCGCGGCGTGATCAGCGACGAGATCCCCGCGCCCCACCTGCTCTTCATGGTGGTCGCGCTGGCCGGCTGGTCCACGGCCGTGCCGCAGATGCGGCGAATCCTTGTCGGCGACGAGGACGCCGACAAGGAACAGCTCCGGGCCTCGGTGAAGGCGGCGGTCCGCCGCCTCACCGCCACCGATCCACGGACGTAG
- a CDS encoding SigE family RNA polymerase sigma factor encodes MTASMVSVCTSASKAATRGTGPTRGTGPFAYPSFASYVRARQPVLLRTARSLTANPSDAEDLLQTALTKTYVAWDRIEDHRALDGYVRRALLNTRTSQWRKRKVDEFACDELPEPEVTPLGDPAEHQVLRDAMWRAIMKLPDRQRAMVVLRYYEDLSEVQTAEVLGVSVGTVKSAVSRALGKLREDPELTPVR; translated from the coding sequence ATGACCGCATCCATGGTGTCCGTGTGCACCAGCGCATCGAAGGCCGCGACGCGGGGCACGGGTCCGACGCGGGGCACGGGGCCCTTCGCGTACCCGTCGTTCGCGTCCTACGTACGGGCACGCCAGCCCGTACTGCTGCGCACCGCCCGCTCGCTGACCGCGAATCCGAGCGATGCCGAGGATCTGTTGCAGACCGCGCTGACCAAGACGTATGTCGCGTGGGACCGGATCGAGGACCATCGCGCGCTCGACGGCTATGTGCGACGCGCCCTGCTGAACACGCGTACGTCGCAGTGGCGCAAGCGCAAGGTCGACGAGTTCGCCTGCGACGAGCTGCCGGAACCGGAGGTGACGCCGCTCGGGGACCCGGCCGAGCACCAGGTGCTCCGCGACGCGATGTGGCGCGCGATCATGAAGCTGCCGGACCGGCAGCGGGCGATGGTCGTCCTCAGGTACTACGAGGATCTCAGCGAGGTCCAGACCGCCGAGGTGCTCGGGGTCTCGGTCGGAACGGTGAAGAGCGCGGTGTCGCGGGCGCTCGGCAAACTCCGCGAGGACCCGGAGCTGACGCCCGTCCGATGA
- a CDS encoding PAS domain-containing protein: protein MSSRPSRGAARLAAILDALPDALVLVNANGTVVNANAIALEAFETPGTALVGRGLLDLLPEFDSRLIPGSMRRPDTVDERGRTKPTRMTARRTDGTEFPVEVTSSPLEDGRHAYDNHGYTGDELLMLVVRDLSGTVDTEAELARSQRQTEMILRAAAEGVVGTDTDGRVVLVNPAAAQILGFRASDLGGQELHPLVLHSRADGEPFPYEESPLADTLRSGRKHRVRGQVLWSKSGAKVPVDLTTSPVRDGDQLVGAVMTFTDRRPYDELAEKHEAALARHAEEIRAAAERHAEEIKAAEERRAEEIKAAEEQRAEELAAEQERYAALAEREKDRFEELAEREKSRYETLAARHEQLLAVLGSSLRGPLDELRRELAALAADDAGQLWPEANQVLHHLSAGYARMTTLVDNVLGFQRLDAGEEQLTLTPALLDAVVATGVEGAVELIGPGRAQFAVHAPPIEIVVDAGRLATAVAHLVADVAGIDATGNTRAGAGSGAAATGAYVDSTIVVAAAQRGEVVRIEVRGPYAGGDPVHEPIVRGIVRAHGGVLQTHEVPGMSGSAYVLEVPIVAVGEAGATGAAGATVAVGAGSTESGGSGTGSTERAGSAAPAAPGGVVAVPEQASPATGGGRRRARRPSVDSFLESGVPAAPSGGTEAGAATAPTGTGRRRGRRAAEATAVPGSPDTLGSGTVATDQGASPTAGPASGPGGGPAVGPMGGPAGGPAGGPAGGSVSEAQASETSETAGGASGLPSGGTSGGTGRRRGRPSAAEGAVLTAAEHAAGSAALGQTVPPQGVPVPASGTGRRARRAGEQHALPALASGPSETSGGAPGTELAAVEAGHGDAARPTGRRARRALAAAKERAAAEGANSGRVFALPPATADRDTPDQEIAAQETVGPVGPVGHAVVNQAAVAVGQGVVDQGVGVPGALGQGVVGQGAVGQDSVGHTPAGSAPVGHAVVNQAAVSRGFGAGAPVPGYPGVQGDTGQHAAVPHGPGDDHTPPQPHPAQAPTGRRRSRQPVTANPAAPQSPVTPQNPGTPAEDPTSAPAAPTAPGARVAPQPPGVPTAPAAPTAPAAPATPTAPGQGPLPPGAQQGRRAAGAGQPLPAPRPWPDGTTPAEGVPAQGNARSAGAPAQGVPAPARGAALPPERGTQASRAAQPLPAEAPGDPNSTQGRAFSVRTLGQGVPFGQQVSEQQQGRQAAAASPDQGGRPTGNVRPPGSPMPPQGAQPEQPPSATLPQEGTPEPQQGQAAAPQSQTLGGSGRRRRLGTPPAPTAEERPEASGRPHPQTPPPAHPQSRIAAATEGAGRSYAIGAPDENAAEGPEPLDGPGGAVEVDNRPQPRPMDDELPPEPLDNPRRLLVWPAPDVTTQQALSDRGYRPVIVHSREEVDAQIAAFPAALFVDPLTGPITRTALQSLRQAAVAAEVPVLVTAGLGQATREAAYGADPAVLLKALAPRDSEQHPPRVLLIEEHEEIALALTATLERRGMQVARAESDADAVTLAAQMRPNLVVMDLLQVRRRRAGIIDWLRANGQLNRTPLVVYTAAVDETELPRLAAGETVLFLAERSTSNEVQSRIVDLLAKIGTN, encoded by the coding sequence GTGAGCAGCAGGCCATCCCGAGGCGCTGCTCGCCTCGCAGCCATACTCGACGCGCTCCCGGACGCGCTGGTGCTCGTCAACGCCAACGGCACCGTCGTGAACGCGAACGCGATCGCGCTGGAGGCGTTCGAGACGCCGGGCACCGCACTCGTGGGGCGCGGTCTGCTCGATCTGCTGCCGGAGTTCGACTCCCGGCTCATCCCCGGCTCCATGCGGCGCCCGGACACCGTCGACGAGCGCGGGCGCACCAAGCCCACGCGCATGACGGCGCGGCGCACGGACGGCACCGAGTTCCCCGTCGAGGTCACCAGCTCCCCGCTGGAAGACGGCAGGCACGCGTACGACAACCACGGCTACACCGGCGACGAGCTGCTGATGCTCGTCGTGCGGGACCTGTCGGGCACCGTCGACACCGAGGCCGAACTGGCCCGTTCGCAGCGGCAGACCGAGATGATCCTGCGTGCCGCGGCCGAGGGCGTCGTCGGGACGGACACCGACGGACGCGTCGTCCTCGTCAACCCGGCCGCCGCCCAGATACTGGGTTTCCGGGCGAGCGATCTCGGCGGGCAGGAACTGCACCCGCTGGTCCTGCACTCGCGCGCCGACGGCGAACCCTTCCCCTACGAGGAGTCCCCGCTCGCCGACACCCTCCGCTCCGGGCGCAAGCACCGGGTGCGCGGACAGGTGCTGTGGTCCAAGAGCGGCGCCAAGGTACCGGTCGACCTGACGACGTCCCCGGTACGCGACGGCGACCAACTGGTCGGCGCGGTGATGACGTTCACCGACCGCAGGCCCTACGACGAGCTGGCCGAGAAGCACGAGGCCGCCCTCGCCCGGCACGCGGAGGAGATCCGTGCCGCCGCCGAGCGGCACGCCGAGGAGATCAAGGCGGCGGAGGAGCGGCGCGCCGAGGAGATCAAGGCCGCCGAGGAGCAGCGCGCCGAGGAACTCGCCGCCGAACAGGAGCGTTACGCGGCGCTCGCCGAGCGCGAGAAGGACCGCTTCGAAGAGCTGGCCGAGCGCGAGAAGTCGCGGTACGAGACGCTGGCCGCCCGGCATGAGCAGCTGCTCGCCGTCCTCGGCTCGTCCCTGCGCGGGCCCCTCGACGAACTGCGCCGCGAACTGGCCGCGCTCGCCGCGGACGACGCGGGCCAGCTGTGGCCCGAGGCCAACCAGGTCCTGCACCACCTGTCCGCCGGGTACGCCCGGATGACCACGCTCGTCGACAACGTCCTCGGCTTCCAGCGGCTCGACGCGGGCGAGGAGCAGCTGACCCTCACCCCGGCCCTGCTCGACGCGGTCGTCGCCACCGGCGTGGAGGGCGCGGTCGAGCTGATCGGGCCCGGCCGGGCGCAGTTCGCCGTGCACGCGCCGCCGATAGAGATCGTGGTCGACGCGGGACGGCTCGCCACCGCGGTGGCCCATCTCGTCGCGGACGTGGCCGGGATCGACGCGACGGGCAACACGCGCGCGGGTGCCGGTTCCGGCGCCGCCGCGACGGGGGCTTACGTCGACTCGACGATCGTGGTGGCCGCGGCCCAGCGCGGCGAGGTCGTCCGCATCGAGGTCCGGGGGCCCTACGCGGGCGGGGACCCGGTGCACGAGCCGATCGTGCGCGGCATCGTGCGGGCCCACGGAGGGGTGCTCCAGACGCACGAGGTGCCGGGTATGAGCGGCAGTGCGTACGTACTTGAAGTGCCGATCGTGGCGGTCGGGGAGGCGGGCGCGACAGGGGCGGCAGGCGCGACCGTGGCGGTCGGAGCGGGTTCTACGGAGAGCGGCGGTTCGGGAACGGGCTCTACGGAGAGGGCCGGTTCGGCTGCGCCCGCAGCTCCGGGTGGCGTGGTCGCGGTGCCCGAGCAGGCGTCGCCCGCCACGGGCGGCGGGCGTCGACGGGCTCGGCGTCCCTCGGTGGACTCCTTCCTGGAGAGCGGCGTTCCGGCGGCCCCTTCCGGCGGCACGGAGGCGGGGGCGGCCACCGCGCCGACCGGCACGGGTCGGCGCAGGGGGCGGCGCGCGGCGGAGGCCACCGCTGTCCCGGGGAGCCCGGACACCCTCGGCAGCGGCACGGTGGCGACCGACCAGGGGGCGAGCCCCACGGCCGGGCCGGCGAGCGGGCCCGGGGGCGGGCCTGCGGTCGGGCCCATGGGTGGTCCTGCTGGCGGTCCCGCGGGTGGGCCCGCGGGCGGTTCCGTGTCGGAGGCGCAGGCTTCGGAGACTTCGGAGACGGCCGGTGGTGCGTCGGGGCTCCCCTCTGGTGGTACCTCGGGCGGTACCGGGCGGCGGCGCGGGCGGCCGAGTGCCGCCGAGGGTGCCGTGCTGACGGCGGCCGAACACGCGGCCGGATCCGCCGCGTTGGGCCAGACCGTGCCGCCGCAGGGCGTGCCGGTCCCGGCGAGCGGGACCGGCCGTCGCGCACGGCGGGCCGGTGAGCAGCACGCGCTGCCCGCGCTGGCCTCGGGTCCTTCGGAGACCTCAGGCGGCGCACCGGGTACGGAACTCGCCGCGGTGGAGGCCGGTCACGGCGACGCCGCGCGGCCCACGGGGCGCCGGGCGCGGCGCGCGCTGGCCGCCGCCAAGGAGCGGGCCGCGGCGGAAGGGGCCAACAGCGGACGCGTCTTCGCGCTTCCCCCGGCCACGGCCGACCGTGACACGCCGGACCAGGAGATCGCGGCCCAGGAGACCGTGGGTCCCGTGGGTCCCGTGGGCCATGCCGTGGTGAATCAGGCTGCGGTCGCGGTGGGCCAAGGCGTCGTGGATCAGGGCGTCGGAGTGCCGGGGGCCTTGGGGCAGGGCGTCGTGGGTCAAGGTGCCGTAGGACAGGACTCCGTAGGACACACCCCCGCGGGGTCGGCTCCCGTAGGCCACGCCGTAGTGAATCAAGCCGCTGTGAGCCGGGGCTTCGGCGCGGGCGCGCCCGTGCCGGGGTACCCGGGCGTCCAGGGTGACACCGGGCAGCACGCCGCGGTCCCGCACGGCCCTGGCGACGACCACACCCCGCCGCAGCCGCACCCCGCGCAGGCTCCGACGGGCCGCCGCCGCTCCCGGCAGCCGGTCACCGCGAACCCCGCGGCTCCGCAGAGCCCCGTGACTCCGCAGAATCCGGGGACTCCCGCCGAGGACCCGACATCTGCCCCGGCTGCCCCGACCGCACCGGGCGCCCGGGTGGCCCCGCAGCCCCCAGGCGTTCCGACCGCCCCTGCCGCCCCCACCGCCCCGGCGGCACCGGCCACACCGACCGCACCGGGTCAGGGGCCGCTCCCGCCCGGCGCCCAGCAGGGCCGTCGGGCCGCCGGGGCCGGGCAGCCGCTGCCCGCGCCGCGGCCGTGGCCCGACGGCACCACCCCCGCCGAGGGCGTGCCCGCGCAGGGCAACGCGCGCTCCGCGGGCGCCCCCGCACAGGGCGTTCCGGCGCCCGCCCGGGGCGCGGCGCTCCCGCCCGAGCGCGGCACGCAGGCGTCGCGCGCGGCGCAGCCGCTGCCCGCCGAGGCCCCCGGTGACCCGAACTCGACGCAGGGGCGCGCGTTCAGCGTGCGTACGCTCGGCCAGGGCGTACCGTTCGGCCAGCAGGTCTCCGAGCAGCAGCAGGGCCGCCAGGCCGCCGCGGCCTCGCCCGACCAGGGCGGTCGTCCGACGGGCAACGTCCGGCCCCCGGGGTCCCCGATGCCGCCCCAGGGCGCCCAGCCGGAGCAGCCGCCGTCGGCCACGCTCCCGCAGGAAGGCACGCCCGAGCCGCAGCAGGGCCAGGCCGCCGCCCCGCAGTCGCAGACGCTCGGCGGCTCCGGGCGCAGGCGCAGGCTGGGCACGCCTCCGGCACCCACGGCCGAGGAGCGCCCCGAGGCCTCGGGCCGCCCGCACCCGCAGACCCCGCCCCCGGCGCACCCCCAGTCCCGTATCGCGGCGGCCACCGAGGGCGCCGGACGTTCGTACGCGATCGGCGCCCCGGACGAGAACGCGGCCGAGGGACCCGAGCCGCTGGACGGCCCCGGTGGCGCGGTCGAGGTCGACAACCGGCCCCAGCCCCGGCCGATGGACGACGAGCTGCCGCCCGAGCCGCTCGACAACCCGCGCCGCCTCCTGGTGTGGCCCGCGCCCGACGTCACCACGCAGCAGGCGCTCAGCGACCGCGGCTACCGTCCCGTGATCGTGCACTCGCGCGAGGAGGTCGACGCCCAGATCGCGGCGTTCCCCGCGGCCCTGTTCGTGGACCCGCTGACCGGACCGATCACGCGCACGGCGCTTCAGTCGCTGCGGCAGGCCGCCGTGGCAGCCGAGGTGCCCGTGCTCGTGACGGCGGGACTCGGCCAGGCGACGCGCGAGGCGGCGTACGGCGCCGACCCCGCCGTACTCCTGAAGGCGCTCGCGCCGCGCGACAGCGAGCAGCATCCGCCACGCGTCCTGCTCATCGAGGAGCACGAGGAGATCGCGCTCGCCCTGACCGCGACGCTGGAGCGGCGGGGCATGCAGGTCGCGCGGGCCGAGAGCGACGCGGACGCGGTGACGCTCGCGGCGCAGATGCGGCCGAACCTCGTAGTGATGGACCTGCTCCAGGTGCGCCGCCGCCGGGCCGGGATCATCGACTGGCTACGCGCGAACGGGCAGTTGAACCGCACTCCGCTGGTCGTCTACACCGCCGCCGTCGACGAGACGGAGCTGCCGCGCCTCGCGGCGGGCGAGACGGTGCTGTTCCTCGCGGAGCGCTCCACGAGCAACGAGGTGCAGAGCCGCATCGTGGATCTGCTGGCGAAGATCGGCACCAACTGA